CTGCGGCTGGTGGCCGTAGCGGCGAGGCGCCACCTCCTCGCGAACTCCTCTGAACTCAAGTAGCCCAGGGCCGAATCGCGGCGGCGATTGTAGGGGGCCTCAATGTACTCGAAGATGGCCGTCTTCAGGGCCTGACGGGTGGGCCAGGGCTCCCGATTCAGCAACTGCGTCCGTAGCGTGACAAAGAGGATCTCGGCCACCGCATGGTCGAGCGCATCCCCCACCGAGTCCATGGCGACCGGGATCCCCGCTGCCTCTAGTCGGAAGTTCAGCAACCCCGATATCCCTCAAATCACGGCAATGACGCCAACGGAGTGGGATTCAAGCGTTCAGGCTTCTGGCTACGCCAGGGGAACCCCCAGCAACTGGAAGAGCCGCTGGTGCAGCGGCTCAGGCTCGCCGAGCATCTGGATTTCCTGACCGGCCACCTCGACCGTGTGGCGCTGCAGCGTCTCCAGCTGCATCATCAGCCCCTCGAAGGACCGCCGGGGGTCCTCCGCCAGCAGGGGCTCAAGCGCCCGCTCCATGTGCCAGCGCACATACAACGCCAGCATGCACAAAAAGGCGTGGGCCCGCACCCGGTCCTCCAGCCGGTGGTAGACCGGACGCAGGTCCAGGGCGCTTTTCATCGTGCGGAAGTTTTGCTCCAGGGCCCGCAACGATTTGTACGTGGCCTGCACCTTCGGGGCGTCCATCCGGTCGACGGGCACGTTGGTGCGCAGCACGTAAAACCCGTCCAGCTCCGCCTCCCGGGCGATGGAGGCCTCCTTGCGCCGGAAGGCGAAGTGGCCGTCGCGGATCTCCAGCTGGAAGTGCTTGCCCACCTTCCAGCGGCCCAACACCTTGCCCACGGCCACCCCGATCTCGTCGGCCGTCAGGGGCTTGCGGCGGCGACGCCGCACCCGGGCTTCGATTTTGGCCAGCTCCCGCTCCGTGGCCGAAAGCAGCGCCTCGCGCTTTTGCCGGCGCTCCTCGGCCACCAGCGGATTGTAGCAGACCACCAGCCGCTCCCCGGGCCGCTCGGGGTCGGCGATCTCCGCCAGGTCCCGCCGGTCGAACAGGCCCGGCTGAAAGAACCCTTCATCCCGCAGCTTCTGGATCTCCGGCGCCCGTAGGGCCGTGATCCACCCGAAGCCCACCGCCTCCAAATCGCTCAATCGGGCCTTGACGATCATGCCCCGGTCGCCGACGAACACGACGTACTCAATGCCGAACCGAGCCCGGACCCGGGCAATCTGGGCCTGCAGCGTCTCGGGATCCCCCACGTCGCCGGGAACACCTCCACGGCCACGGGACAGCCCTCGTCGTTGGTGAGCAGCCCCACGCAAAACTGTTTTTTGCCCCGCTTCTTGTCCCGGTTGTACCCGAAGCGGGCCAACGGGCAGGTCTTGCCCTCCAGATAGACGCTCGTCAGGTCGTACAAGACGAGGGCGTTGGCCGTCAGGTGCCGGCGCGCCAGCTTCGCCTCGATAGCGGCCTGACGGGCCAGCAGCTCGTCCATGGCCCGGTAGACGTCGTTGACGTCCTCGCCATTGTGCGGCAACCGCAGAAGCTGCGGCAACGTGGTGGTCGTCCACCACAAAGTCCCGCCCAGCTTGGAGGAGGGCCGCAGGATGCGCATGACGACGACGGCCAGGGCCAAGCGCACCCAGTCGGCCGAGCGGGAGTAGAGCACCTGGTCCAGGCCCAGCTGGCGGATCATGCCCACGACGGCGGCGACGGCCCCGTGCTGGCGGGACTGGCGAATCTTTACCGTCTGCGGCACCGGCGCCACCGGCTCGCCCCGCAGGGCTCGCCGGACCAGCTCCAGGACGGCTTCCGGCAGGTGGGAGAGGTTGGCCAGGGTCCGGTGCTTCACCTTGCCGCCTTCCCGGTAGGTCTGGCGCAGCAGGTGGTAGGTGTAGACCTTGTCGCCCTGCCGGCGGCGGATGGTCTCGATGTGCATGGCACTGGATACGCACCTCATGGCTCAATGGTAGCACATGACAACTGTCAAGGCAATACCTTAGGGCCATACTCTTGGCTACATTGGCACGCGTTCAACCGGTTTGAATGCCCACCGCTATGCGGGTCCTGCCCGCTACCAGCCCCTGAACTTCCGTCTAGTGCCCGCTGAAGGCCAGGGACGTGTACTGCGCGCCGTGGTCGGCATGATGGATCAGCTCCCCGCGGGGGCGCCGATTCCAGACGGCCATGTTCAGGGCATCGATGACCCGTTCGGCCGTCGGCCGCTCCCCCATGGCCCAGCCCACCACCCGGCGGGAGAAGCCGTAGAAGACGGTCGCCAGATACCGCCACCCCTCGCCGGTGAGGTGCTGGGTGAGGTGGGCCACCCGGAGCCGGTTAGGGGCATCGGGGGCGAAGACGCGTTGCACGCGATCCGGGAAGACGGTTCGACGGGGGTCCCGCCGGGTGAGACCCCGGCTCTTGCGTCGATGCCCGCCCTGCAGGCCCAGCTGGCGCATTAGCCGGGCCACCCGCTTGCGAGAGCAGGCAATGCCATGAGCCATCCGAAGCTCCGCCCAGACGCGTGGTGCCCCGTAGGTGCCCCGGCTGGCCGCGTAAATGGCCCCGATACGCTCCATGAGCTGCAGGTCCTCCTGCGCCCGAGGCGACGGGGGCCGGCGGCGCCATGCGTACTACCCGCTGGAGGAGACCGTCCAGCACCCGGCACAGCATGGCGACGGAATGTTCGGCCTTCTGCTGCTCCGCGAACCGGAACACCGCTACCGGGTCCGGTCGGTCTCCCGAGCAAAGAAGGCCGCGGCTTTTCGCAGGATCTTCCGCTCTTTCCCGGAGGATGCGGTTGTCTCGGCGCAGGCGCCGCAGCTCTTCCCGCTCGGCGCTGGTCAGGCCCTCGCGCTCGCCGGCGTCAATCTGGGCCTGGCGTACCCACTTGCGCAGGGACTCGGTGGAGACGCCGAGGTCAGCCGCTATCTCCTTCAGGGTCTTGCCGGAGGTGCGGACCAGCCGTACGGCCTGGGCCCGAAACTCCGGCGGGTAGGGGGGCGGGTTGGGGGCATAGGACACCCTCCTCGTTGGGGTGACATCCCAAGTCTGTAGGTTCCACCAGATTCGGATCACCCATGGTCCCCGTCAAGAGCCTGCCCTCAAGCAGCGGCTTGCAGATCCAGCGGCCCCTCTTTACGGCCCTGCTTGACCGCGTACGGGTTGCGGTCGAGTATCTGGTCGAGCCGTTCGGCCAGCCAGGTCAGGACCTGGATCGTGGGATAGGGCGCTGCGTGGCGGTCAAGCACGGAAAGCTTGGCGGCGTAAAGCTCGGGACGGATGCCCGCAAACAATCGGCCCGTGCGCCACATGGCCCAGGCGATCCGAGCCAGCTTGGCCGCCAGCGCCACTACCGCCACTTGATGGCCCTTCTTCACCCGCAGTCGCTCGTAAAACGCGCGCAGGGCCGGAGGCCCGTGATGAGCCACGCTGCTGGCGGCCTCGACCAGAGTCCATCGCAGCACCGGCGGGCCTTCCTTCGTGATGGGTCCCCGCCGGTCGGTGGTGCCGGACTGGTAAACGCGCGGCACCAGGCCCGTGTAGCTGGCCACGTGCTTGTCGCTGGGAAAACGGAGCGGGTCGCCAATGTAGGCGTAATACGTGGCCGCCGTGATGACGCTAAAGCCCGGCAGGGAGAGCAGCAACCGCACCGGCGGGCAATTCTTCACCCGCTGGCCGATCTCCCGCTCCACCGTCTGCAGGTGGGTGTTGGTCGAGCGCACCTGGTCCAACGCCACCCCCAGCGCCACCCGGTCGGCCGGGGGCAGATCCAGCTCCCACAGGGCTTGCAGGTGCCGGCGCGCTTGCCAGAGGTTGCGCGGCGTCCGATAGCCGTGCCGTTGAAGGAGGCTGCGCATTTGATTCTTCCACGGGGCCCGCTGTTCGACCAGCTGGCGGCGCAAATTCACCAGCGCCCGCAGCTGCCGAATGGGTTTCGGCGGCACCCAGACGCCCGGCAGCGTCCCCAACGCCAACCGCTCGGCCAAAAGCTTCGCATCGTCGTGGTCGGTCTTGCGCTTGCGCGAGCCGAGGCGCCGCATGACACGAGGGTCCACGGCAACCACTTGCCCGGCCCGGTCCGCCAGCGTGTCGTAGAGGCGGAAGGTGCCCCCGCTTACCTCGATGGCCACGGCGTCGTGGGGGCCGAGCTCCTCGACAAAGCCGGCCCAATCTTCCGCCGCGTTGGGGAAGCGTCGGCGCCTTCCCTCTTTTTGCCCGCTCTCCAGCAGGTAGGCATAGCAGTAGTCTCGGTGCACGTCCAGCCCGATGTAGCGTCGCACCCTCAAGCTCCCTTCACGGTTCTTGCAAGCGCAGGTGCGGTGGGATGGCCAAACGGCATACACCCATTCGGGCTTGCCGGCAACGCCGGGCCCAGTTGGGCGGTTGGCGCAGGACGGGTCCGAATCCAAACACGTGAACGGGCTCGAAGCCCAGTAGCTCTGGCGGACCCGCCCTGCCCTGCGCCTGCGCCAGCCATCCCGACCAACGACGGGGCATCTTGGCAATCTCACAAGGAGACTCCTGCCCGTGAGGGCTACCGGGCGTCGGGATTATACCGACGAGACGCTGTGGCGGGTGGAGCGGGGCTTCCTGGAGCTGAAGAGCGCCCTCGAGGTCCGGCCCGTGTAGGTGTGCACTGGCGAGTACGTGCGGGGCCATCTGGCGATCTGCTTCCTCGGCTTCGTCCTGGAGTCGTGCGTGAGCCACAAGCTGGGCGAGACGGTCCCCTACCGCCAGGCGCTGGCCGATCTGGGGAAACTGAAGGCCGTGCCCCGTGCAGATCAAGAGCCAGCGCTACCTGTTGCGCACGGAGCTAGTGTTGCGTAACCCAATTCACTTGTTTGCCAGTCCTGGCTTGTGATACCATGGGCTCATGAAGTACGCACCGCCCATCGAACTGACCGACGAGGAGCGAAGCACTTTGGAGCAGACCGTCCGGACGCGAACAGCTCCACAGCGGGACCTGTTGCGAGCCCGCATCATCCTGGCCGCGGCGGAAGGGAAGATGAACCGGGAGATCGCCGCGGCGCTGGGCTGCTCGCTGCCGACGGTGGGCCTGTGGCGCACGCGCTTTGCGAAGCATCGGCTGGAGGGTCTGAAGGAGGCCCCTCGTTCGGGCCGCCCGCGGACCTACGGCCCTGACAAGGTGAGCGCCATCGTGGCCCAGACGCTGACGCCCCCGGAGCCCCGCACCCACTGGAGCACGCGGCGGCTGGCTCAGGCCCAGGGCGTCAGCCACATGACCGTCCATCGCATCTGGCGTCGCTACCAGCTGCAACCGCATCGGGTCGAGACCTTCAAGTACAGCCGGGACCCGGAGCTGGAAGCCAAGGTGGTCGACATCGTCGGGCTGTACCTGCACCCTCCCGGAAATGCTCTGGTGCTCTGCGTGGACGAGAAGAGCCAGATCCAAGCCATCAACCGCACGCAACCCCTGCTGCCGCTGCGGCCTGGCCAGGTGGAACGACGCAGCCATGACTACGAGCGCCACGGCACCGTCACCCTCTTTGCCGCCCTGAACCTCGCCACCGGTGAGGTCGAGGGCGAGTGCTACCGGCGCCATCGCCACCAGGAGTTCCTCCGCTTCCTGCGACGCCTGGACAAGACCCACCCCGACGGCGAGATGCATCTGATCCTCGACAACTACGCCACCCACAAGCACCCGACGGTCAAGCGGTGGCTTCAGCGTCATCCCCGCTTCACGCTGCACTTCACGCCGACGGGCGCCTCCTGGCTCAACCTGGTGGAGATTTGGTTCGGGATCCTGCAGAGCCAGGCTTTGCGCCGGGGCAACTTTTACGACGTCGACATGCTGGTCGCCACCATCCGGCGATTCATCGAAGCCTGGAAGGAGGATGCCAAGCCCTTTGTCTGGGTCAAGACCCCCGACCAAATCCTGGCCAAAGCCAGGCCTCGAGAGCGGTGATTGGAAGTAAACACAATTGCGTTACGCGACACTAGAGGGCACCGCCCCGGCCACCTTCCGCGCGCTGGGCATCCGGCCGTCCAATCGGGTCGAAGCGCTTTCGTCCCCCGGGGCCGCGTAGTGGCACGGCCCTCGCGCGCCTTCTGCAAACCTTGGCATGACGGGGAAGTCGCAAAGTCAGGCGCGGAGATGCCCCGGGCGTCCGTCTCCGGCCGGACCGGGGAAGAGGCAGTGTCAAGGCAGCCTCTGTACTTTCGCATGGCTACTAAAGCCAAACCTATCCTTGCCGATACAGTTGCTGACCGGGGCGTGACACGCCTCGAGCAGGCGTGAAAGAAAAGGGGTGGCAATCGGCTGGAGGCACGTGGCAATCGGGGATGGGTGATGTTCTCTGTTCGAGGGCCCGCAGGGAAGCGGGCGGCTATCACTAGGGAGGGGTTACGGTGCGAATCGTCAACAACGTGATGGCCCTCAACAGCTGGCGGAACCTGACGGTAACGTCGGGCAACCTCGCCAAAACCCTTGAGCGTCTGTCGTCTGGGCTTCGAATCAATCGCGCTGCGGATGACGCGGCTGGGCTCGCCATCTCTGAGAAGATGCGGGGCCAGATTCGGGGGCTGAATCAGGCGGTACGCAACGCCCAGGATGGGATCTCGTTAATCCAGACGGCCGAGGGCGCCCTCAACGAGACGCACGCGATTCTCCAGCGCATGCGAGAGTTGGCAGTCCAGGCTACAAACGATACCTTGACCGAGAGCGACCGGGAGCAAATCCAGAAGGAGATCAATCAGCTTACGGCCGAGGTGCAGCGTATCTCCATATACACCGAATTCAACACCCAGCGTCTCCTCGACGGCACTTACACTAATAAGCAGTTCCACATCGGTGCTAATCAGAGCCAGGTGATCCAATTCAGCATCGCGAACATGGGCGTCGGAGAATTCACTAGCTCTGGGGTGGCGGTCGGCGCTCTCGCGCTTGTTCAGACCGGTGCAGTAACCAATTCAGCGGGCACAACGGTCAACGAATTCACGTTCGTCTATTATTCCGGTACAGGGACCCTTGCGCAGCTGACTAGCACGGTTGGCTACGCACTGAGCGTGATGAGTACAAGCTCGGCTGAGCTGGCGATTAGCAAGTTCAATAACGCTATCGAGTCAGTCTCGTTCGAGCGGTCCAAGCTGGGAGCTCTGCAGAATCGCCTGGAGCACACCATCAACAACCTGAGTGTGGCGGCGGAGAACCTGACAGCGGCCGAGTCCCGCATCCGCGACGCCGACATGGCGCAGGAGATGATGAACTTCGTCCGCAATCAGATCCTGCTGCAGAGCGGTACCGCCATGCTAGCCCAGGCTAACGCGGTACCTCAGTCGGTGCTGCAGCTCCTGGCGTGAGCGGCTACGTCGCCCGGTTGGGGGGAGAGCCAGCCTCTCCCCCGCACCGTTCCGTGAATTCGTTGCGGGGTGGGAGCTCCCATGAGCGTCCGGCGCCCGTCGATCTCCGCTTGTCTCATCGTACGCGACGAAGAGGCCTTTATCGGCCGGTGCCTCTCCAGCCTGGAAGGCGCCGTGGATGAGGTCGTCGTCGTGGACACGGGCTCGATAGACCGCACGCCGCAAATCGCCCGGCAACACGGCGCCAGAGTCGTGGCGCGGACGTGGCCGGACGACTTCTCGCTGGCCCGCAACTGGGCGCTGGAAGAGGCGGGCGGCGACTGGGTGTTCGTCATCGACGCAGATGAGGAGCTCGTGAAGGACGACGCGGGCAAGCTCCGGCGGCTCGCTGCGTCGGGCTTGGCCGACGGCTACCTCGTCAACGTCCACCACTTCCCGGACAACCCGGACCAGCACCTCATCACCCAGCACGTGGCCCTTTTCCGCAACGACCCTCGCTTCCGCTACAAGGGGGCCATCCACGAGCAGGTGGGCAGCCAGATCGCCGAAGCGGGCGGGCGCCTGGCGGCCACGGACGTGCGCGTCATCCACCGGGGCTACGAGGCGTCGGTTATCGCGGCCAAGCGCAAGCACGAGCGCAACCTGTCGCTACTGCAGCGGGAGGCCGAGCGCAACCCGATCGACCCCGTCTGGCACTACTACCTCGGCCAGGAGTACTACGGCCTGGGGCGCCTGGATGAGGCGGCGCGCGAGTACGAGCAGGCGTTTACCCTGGCGGGGCCGGACTGGAAGTCTCCACACGCGGTGCCGGGTGTCATCCGCTACAGCCTAGTGCTGGGCGGGCTGCGCCGGTGGGGCAAAGCCTTCGAGCTCCTGGAGCGGTACCGGGCCCTATATCCCAGGAGCAGCGACCTCCACTACATCCAGGCCATGCTGGCGTCGCAGGTGGGCGACCCCGCTGCCGCCGCGGGCCTGCTGACCCAGGCCCTTGCTTACGGCGACCCGCCTCCGGGCATGTTCGAGCTGACGCTGCGGGGGACGGGCTCTTTCAAGGCGTGGTTTGAGATGGGGCAGGCGTACGAGCGCCTGCACCAGAAGGAGAAGGCGGCAGGAGCCTACCTGGAATCGCTGCGGTCCGAGCCGCGGTACGGCAAGGCCGCGCGAGCCCTGACCTCGCTTCTGCTGGAGACGGATGACCCGGAACGTGTCGTCACCTTCATGCTGGAGCGAGTCGCCGCCCGCGAGCTCGGCCCCATCGACGGCGTCTGGGAGGCGCTGCTCAACGCCCGGGCTTACCGTCAGGCCCTGGAGGTGCTGGACCAGCTCGACGGCCAGCTGGTGGGTGAGCGTGACCTGCGCCAGGGCATCACCCTTCTGGCCATGGGAGACAAGGCCTCGGCTCTCGAGAAGCTGGGGGCGGCGCTGGAGCACGAGGGTACCCGGGACCTGGCGGCCATCGACGGCGTCATCGGGGCGGTGGCGGCCGGGCAGCCGGCGCTGGCGCGGCGCTTCCTCGAGCAGGTGAACGCCGACAAGTTCCCGGCGGCGGCCGAGATCCTCACGGCGCTGGTGGCCGGTGCCCCCAACGGCGGGCCGAGCATGAACGGCGCGCCGCCGGGGGCAGCCCGGGAGATGACG
This genomic interval from Limnochorda sp. LNt contains the following:
- a CDS encoding IS110 family RNA-guided transposase, producing MRRYIGLDVHRDYCYAYLLESGQKEGRRRRFPNAAEDWAGFVEELGPHDAVAIEVSGGTFRLYDTLADRAGQVVAVDPRVMRRLGSRKRKTDHDDAKLLAERLALGTLPGVWVPPKPIRQLRALVNLRRQLVEQRAPWKNQMRSLLQRHGYRTPRNLWQARRHLQALWELDLPPADRVALGVALDQVRSTNTHLQTVEREIGQRVKNCPPVRLLLSLPGFSVITAATYYAYIGDPLRFPSDKHVASYTGLVPRVYQSGTTDRRGPITKEGPPVLRWTLVEAASSVAHHGPPALRAFYERLRVKKGHQVAVVALAAKLARIAWAMWRTGRLFAGIRPELYAAKLSVLDRHAAPYPTIQVLTWLAERLDQILDRNPYAVKQGRKEGPLDLQAAA
- a CDS encoding flagellin N-terminal helical domain-containing protein, producing MRIVNNVMALNSWRNLTVTSGNLAKTLERLSSGLRINRAADDAAGLAISEKMRGQIRGLNQAVRNAQDGISLIQTAEGALNETHAILQRMRELAVQATNDTLTESDREQIQKEINQLTAEVQRISIYTEFNTQRLLDGTYTNKQFHIGANQSQVIQFSIANMGVGEFTSSGVAVGALALVQTGAVTNSAGTTVNEFTFVYYSGTGTLAQLTSTVGYALSVMSTSSAELAISKFNNAIESVSFERSKLGALQNRLEHTINNLSVAAENLTAAESRIRDADMAQEMMNFVRNQILLQSGTAMLAQANAVPQSVLQLLA
- a CDS encoding IS3 family transposase translates to MDSVGDALDHAVAEILFVTLRTQLLNREPWPTRQALKTAIFEYIEAPYNRRRDSALGYLSSEEFARRWRLAATATSRRLFTESEQDHYTLKSAVRADDQEPERYSNHQGWGCTDG
- a CDS encoding IS630 family transposase gives rise to the protein MKYAPPIELTDEERSTLEQTVRTRTAPQRDLLRARIILAAAEGKMNREIAAALGCSLPTVGLWRTRFAKHRLEGLKEAPRSGRPRTYGPDKVSAIVAQTLTPPEPRTHWSTRRLAQAQGVSHMTVHRIWRRYQLQPHRVETFKYSRDPELEAKVVDIVGLYLHPPGNALVLCVDEKSQIQAINRTQPLLPLRPGQVERRSHDYERHGTVTLFAALNLATGEVEGECYRRHRHQEFLRFLRRLDKTHPDGEMHLILDNYATHKHPTVKRWLQRHPRFTLHFTPTGASWLNLVEIWFGILQSQALRRGNFYDVDMLVATIRRFIEAWKEDAKPFVWVKTPDQILAKARPRER
- a CDS encoding glycosyltransferase — its product is MSVRRPSISACLIVRDEEAFIGRCLSSLEGAVDEVVVVDTGSIDRTPQIARQHGARVVARTWPDDFSLARNWALEEAGGDWVFVIDADEELVKDDAGKLRRLAASGLADGYLVNVHHFPDNPDQHLITQHVALFRNDPRFRYKGAIHEQVGSQIAEAGGRLAATDVRVIHRGYEASVIAAKRKHERNLSLLQREAERNPIDPVWHYYLGQEYYGLGRLDEAAREYEQAFTLAGPDWKSPHAVPGVIRYSLVLGGLRRWGKAFELLERYRALYPRSSDLHYIQAMLASQVGDPAAAAGLLTQALAYGDPPPGMFELTLRGTGSFKAWFEMGQAYERLHQKEKAAGAYLESLRSEPRYGKAARALTSLLLETDDPERVVTFMLERVAARELGPIDGVWEALLNARAYRQALEVLDQLDGQLVGERDLRQGITLLAMGDKASALEKLGAALEHEGTRDLAAIDGVIGAVAAGQPALARRFLEQVNADKFPAAAEILTALVAGAPNGGPSMNGAPPGAAREMTDETAAELVRYGSLMAATWVDPLTMRITGWHVVQRALAFGCLEVVDAVVQYMVDRGLPAAEAALALGKMLHAQGYRETGLELLLKATRDGLYDVGALITLARAALDQHDQEAAEVLLRKAVEVSGKHPAPVMALAALLAETGRRKAAVAVLDDALETNPYAGVLAVHRERLLHGAHSDVGEWEAVR